In Haliotis asinina isolate JCU_RB_2024 chromosome 15, JCU_Hal_asi_v2, whole genome shotgun sequence, one DNA window encodes the following:
- the LOC137265573 gene encoding peptidoglycan recognition protein 1-like, with protein MSQNNLRLVSRSEWRARESREIHHMDKPVSLVFIHHTNMKSCTTLEEGCEEMRVIQNFHMDDRGWDDIGYNFLVSEAGHVFIGRDWTRVGAHTYGFNSVAIAISLMGNFSERPPNELTLQVVKNVIDSGVAQGKVTPDYKVYGHRDVRETECPGDKLYEIIKTWDHAGQEPPERPTA; from the exons A TGTCTCAGAACAACCTTCGCCTTGTTTCTCGGTCTGAATGGCGCGCTCGTGAGTCACGTGAAATACATCACATGGACAAACCAGTTAGCCTCGTTTTCATccatcacacaaacatgaaGTCATGCACGACCCTGGAGGAAGGCTGTGAGGAAATGCGAGTTATCCAGAACTTCCATATGGATGATCGAG GATGGGACGACATCGGGTACAATTTTCTGGTGTCAGAAGCAGGGCATGTTTTCATTGGTCGAGACTGGACAAGGGTTGGGGCACACACCTATGGGTTTAACAGTGTTGCCATAGCTATATCCTTGATGGGAAACTTCAGCGAGCGACCTCCGAATGAACTCACCCTTCAAGTTGTGAAAAACGTCATCGACAGTGGCGTAGCTCAGGGGAAGGTAACTCCCGATTACAAAGTGTATGGACACCGTGATGTGCGGGAGACAGAGTGCCCGGGTGATAAGTTGTACGAGATTATCAAGACCTGGGACCATGCAGGACAAGAGCCCCCAGAACGACCTACAGCATAG